The Streptomyces sp. NBC_00459 DNA segment GGGCCGGTCATGCTGCTGACCGGCTACCAGACCCCGGCCGCGATCCGTCGCGCCGGTGCCAAGCGCATTGAGACCTGGCTGAAGAACCGCAAGGTCCGCAGCGCCGCCGTCCTCGCGAGGACGGCCGTGGAGGCCGCCCAGGCCCAGCAGACCGCGCTGCCCGGTGAGAAGCTGGCTGCCGCCATGGTGGCCCGCCTCGCGAAGGGGGTGATGGCCCTCGATGAGGAGATCGCCGAGCTCGACGCCCTGATCGAGGCCCGGTTTCGCGAGCATCCGCACGCCGAGGTGATCCGCAGCCTGCCCGGCATGGGCCCGAAGCTCGGTGCCGAGTTCATCGCCGCGACCGGTGGCGACATGGATGCCTTCGGCAGCGCCGACCGCCTGGCCGGCTTCGCCGGCCTCGCTCCCAGACCCCGTGACTCCGGCCGCGTCAGCGGCAACCTCCGCAGGCCCAGGCGATACCACCGCGGCCTGCTGCGGTCGATGTATCTCTCGGCGATGGTCAGCACCACGACGTGCCCCGCGTCCAAGGCGTACTACCAGCGCAAGCGGAGCGAGGGGAAGGGCCACAAGCAGGCCCTGCTCGCGCTCGCCCGCCGCAGGCTCAACGTCCTGTGGGCCATGATCCGTGACGGACAGTGCTATCAAGGTTCACCCCCCGTCACGGGAGCGGCTTGACATCACGATTGGGAAGTCCTTTCCTGGGATGTCACGTGCTTGGACTGGCCGGGAGCCACAAACTCATCGGCCGCGCTGTGGAGTATCGAGAACCCATGACGCTGCCGCCGATCAGGTCGGCGGAGCGGCACTGCTTCGGAGGGCCCGAGTCGTAAGGACAAACGGACCCCTGCCCCAGGCAGGTCATTCCACAACTGGGGAATCGCGAGCAGGTGTGGGGACACCCCTGAGCAGCGGGTGGCCAATTTCAAAGAGCGTCATCAGTCTCCCGCTTCCGGACCTGACCCGAGCCACACCGGTAGCGTCGGGGTTGCCCAGGACCGCCTGGGCAACCCCGCGTTGTCAGTGGCGGCTGCAAGGCTGGACCGCATGGACAGCGATGACGAGCAGCTGCTGCGAGGCCGGGTCTACGGTCACGACGCGGACGACCCTCACCCAGGTCCCCGCCCCGGCCGCGTCTACGCCGAACTGGTCGGCGGGCCGCTGGACGGCCTGCTGCTCGACATCACCGGCTGGAGGCAGGACGAGATCGACACCGGTGTTTCCCTCCAGACCGAGCTGGGGCACTTCGGCCCCGGTGGGAGAGCACTGTACGACCCGCGCCCCGGCGACCCGGCCCGCTGGGACTGGGGTGGCGACAGTCCCTGACAGGCGCGGACCGGCTACGGCCTGCCACGTTGGTGGGCGGGCTGGTGGCAGAGCAGCCAGACGGTCACACTGCGACCTGCCGGCAGAAGACTTGCGCGCGTCTCGGGGGGATCCTGGCTGAACAGGCGGACCGGCACGGGCATACCG contains these protein-coding regions:
- a CDS encoding IS110 family transposase, encoding MPEIWAGVDIGKEHHHCVVINTDGERLLSRRVLNDESELFQLIGDVLAISTDVLWAVDLNHGGAALLIGLLLSHDQPMAYLTGLAVHRASATYKGEGKTDAKDAFVIADQARVRRDLGLLRPGDEIAVDLRTLTNRRLDVVFDRTRQINRLRAQLLEIFPALERSLDLVNKGPVMLLTGYQTPAAIRRAGAKRIETWLKNRKVRSAAVLARTAVEAAQAQQTALPGEKLAAAMVARLAKGVMALDEEIAELDALIEARFREHPHAEVIRSLPGMGPKLGAEFIAATGGDMDAFGSADRLAGFAGLAPRPRDSGRVSGNLRRPRRYHRGLLRSMYLSAMVSTTTCPASKAYYQRKRSEGKGHKQALLALARRRLNVLWAMIRDGQCYQGSPPVTGAA